One window from the genome of Nicotiana tomentosiformis chromosome 5, ASM39032v3, whole genome shotgun sequence encodes:
- the LOC138892957 gene encoding uncharacterized protein: MSAPPENWEGQSTARPPLFNGQYYSWWKNRMRDHIIGEDYVLWDIVIDGPLATMKINVEGEEVPKIIADCTADDLRKWEKNVKAKKWFVCGLGPDEYSRIQSCTTAKEIWDTLQVAHEGIAQVKRSIGTLLYSQYENFSMKEGETIQEMYTRFTTLTNELKSLGRTLLEEDKVEKILTRVLPVSWESKITAIQESKNIATLRLDEQIGNLTAYELRRQTMKMDVPKNERSLALRITEGADLEEDEMAMITKDFKKYLMRGKGSSKGGNYNKARVPEKTTNEGCYKCEKTDHHIKNCPQWEI; encoded by the coding sequence atgagtgcaccacctgaaaactgggaagggcaatccactgctaggccaccactcttcaatggccagtactactcctGGTGGAAAAACAGAATGAGAGaccacatcataggagaagactatgtACTATGGGACATTGTCATAGATGGTCCATTGGCTACCATGAAAATAAATGTcgaaggagaagaggtgccaaaaataatagctgactgcactgctgacgacttgaggaaatgggagaagaatgttAAGGCCAAGAAATGGTTTGTGTGTGGTCTTGGCCCAGACGAGTACAGCAGAATTCAAAGttgtactactgctaaggaaatttgggacaccttgcaagtggctcatgaaggaatTGCTCAGGTGAAGAGGTCCATAGGTActttactatattctcaatatgagaatttctctatgaaggaaggagagactatccaagagatgtatacaaggttcaccacactgacaaatgaactgaagtctcttggaaggactcttcttgaagaagacaaagttgagAAGATTCTGACTAGGGTTCTACCAGTTTCTTGGGAAAGCAAAATCACTGCAATTCAGGAATCTAAGAACATTGCAactcttaggttggatgagcaaattggaaatctcactgcttatgaacttagaaggcagaccatgaagatggatgtgcCCAAGAATGAAAGGAgtctggcactcagaatcactgaaggtgctGATCTGGAggaagatgaaatggctatgatcaccaaggacttcaagaaaTACCTTATGAGAGGAAAAGGTTCCTCAAAAGGTGGAAATTACAACAAAGCAAGGGTTCCTGAAAAAACGACCAATgagggctgctacaagtgtgAGAAGACTGATCATCATATCAAGAActgccctcaatgggaaatttaa
- the LOC104114280 gene encoding disease resistance protein RPP13-like, with product MRLLTFDECWNLLYHKVFENECLTPEFEKIGKEIARKCQGLPLATVVMAGVLLKIGKSLDEWTKVVEDVNLLMSTYLDQYCSRVLVLSYYHLPHHLTACLLYLVVFKKSSEIQVSKLVRLWTAEGFVKVKRDESFEMVVEKYLKDLVDRSLIIVNMLSFFGKIISCGLHDMVHGFCSEEAQNTNFLNIITENDVQHQGSRSSILFPSHQRRVSIQSSGMNYQLPLGDDTDTEVRSILYCGNSFCTIKLDFSRFKLLRVLDISSVTLDSRPNIIEGLFHLRYLAFTIYQPSNTPVYSRICRV from the coding sequence ATGCGTCTTTTGACTTTTGATGAATGTTGGAACTTGTTGTATCATAAGGTGTTCGAGAATGAATGCTTAACCCCTGAATTTGAGAAAATCGGGAAAGAGATAGCCCGAAAGTGTCAAGGATTACCACTAGCAACTGTTGTCATGGCCGGAGTTCTCCTAAAAATAGGTAAATCACTTGATGAATGGACAAAAGTGGTTGAAGATGTGAACTTGTTAATGAGCACATATCTTGATCAGTATTGCTCAAGAGTGCTAGTGTTGAGTTACTACCACTTGCCTCATCACCTCACAGCTTGCCTTTTGTATTTGGTTGTCTTCAAGAAGAGTAGTGAGATTCAAGTAAGTAAACTAGTCAGATTATGGACTGCAGAGGGGTTTGTTAAGGTAAAGAGGGACGAAAGCTTCGAAATGGTGGTAGAGAAATATTTGAAAGATCTGGTTGATAGAAGCTTGATTATTGTCAATATGTTGAGTTTCTTTGGAAAAATCATAAGCTGTGGACTTCATGATATGGTACATGGATTTTGCTCGGAGGAAGCTCAAAATACAAACTTCTTGAATATTATCACAGAGAACGATGTTCAACATCAAGGTTCGCGGTCCAGCATCCTTTTCCCTTCCCATCAACGTCGAGTAAGTATCCAATCTAGTGGGATGAATTATCAATTACCCCTTGGTGATGATACAGATACAGAAGTGCGTTCTATTCTATATTGCGGTAATAGTTTCTGTACCATAAAGCTAGACTTTTCGCGTTTCAAGTTGCTAAGAGTACTAGATATAAGTTCAGTGACACTCGACTCTAGGCCAAATATTATAGAAGGTTTATTTCACTTGAGATACCTAGCTTTCACCATATATCAACCTTCAAATACTCCGGTTTACTCAAGAATCTGCAGAGTTTAA